The proteins below are encoded in one region of Lactuca sativa cultivar Salinas chromosome 3, Lsat_Salinas_v11, whole genome shotgun sequence:
- the LOC111920309 gene encoding MDIS1-interacting receptor like kinase 2-like, whose protein sequence is MLSGSIPNAFTNLHYGIDIDLSYNELTGPVPPSPNLLNASIQGNPCLCGNVTGVKLCTSQIKKKKNHPFRHKLILVIMLPLIGVVLLGLFTYGFIAYRQQWKKSPRKPLEEESGDYFHITSFDGKVVYDDILKATNDFSEAYCIGTGGYGIVYKAKLQPDNVVAVKRLHSSSENVDHSGFLNEGSLGSILRSDVLAKELDLLKRVNIVKGVANGLAYMHHDCTPPIIHRDISISNILLDSDYEACISDFGTSKLLKLDSSNWTAVAGTYGYIVPELSYTMVGNEKCDVYSFGVVALEVVMGKHPGELITSLLTLSDDHLVLANVEDSRIPPPSSQVEKQVMSVLRVSRACLNSNPLERPTKHQVSNLLMKA, encoded by the exons ATGCTATCTGGTTCTATTCCTAATGCTTTTACAAATTTGCATTATGGAATTGATATTGACCTGTCTTACAATGAGCTCACAGGTCCGGTTCCACCGAGCCCCAACTTGTTGAATGCGTccatacaaggcaatccatgttTGTGTGGAAATGTTACGGGAGTGAAACTTTGTACAAGTCAAATTAAGAAGAAGAAAAACCATCCCTTTCGTCACAAGCTCATCCTTGTAATTATGCTCCCCCTTATAGGGGTAGTTTTACTTGGTTTATTCACGTATGGATTCATTGCTTATCGACAACAATGGAAAAAGTCTCCACGTAAACCATTGGAAGAAGAAAGTGGTGATTATTTCCATATTACAAGTTTTGATGGTAAAGTAGTGTATGATGATATCTTGAAGGCAACAAATGATTTCAGTGAAGCGTACTGTATAGGGACAGGAGGATACGGTATTGTTTACAAGGCAAAGCTACAACCTGACAATGTGGTTGCTGTCAAGAGACTTCATTCATCATCCGAGAATGTTGATCATAGTGGTTTCCTTAATGAG GGAAGCCTTGGATCAATCTTAAGAAGCGATGTCTTGGCAAAAGAATTGGATTTGTTGAAAAGAGTAAATATTGTAAAGGGCGTTGCTAATGGTTTGGCTTATATGCATCACGATTGCACACCTCCTATAATTCATAGAGACATTTCCATATCCAACATCCTTCTCGATTCTGATTATGAGGCATGCATTTCTGATTTTGGGACATCCAAGCTTTTAAAGCTAGACTCATCAAACTGGACTGCAGTAGCAGGAACCTATGGTTATATCGTTCCAG AGCTTTCTTATACGATGGTGGGAAATGAGAAATGTGATGTGTATAGCTTTGGAGTTGTTGCACTAGAAGTGGTCATGGGAAAGCATCCTGGAGAACTCATAACATCTTTATTAACATTATCAGATGATCATCTGGTGTTAGCAAATGTGGAAGACAGTCGGATACCGCCTCCCTCATCCCAAGTTGAGAAACAAGTTATGTCAGTATTGAGAGTCTCAAGAGCATGTTTGAACTCCAATCCTCTTGAAAGACCAACGAAGCACCAAGTTTCAAATCTGTTGATGAAGGCCTAA
- the LOC111920310 gene encoding probable leucine-rich repeat receptor-like protein kinase At2g33170, producing MVLVPEANLKSLTVVSNNQLSGSIPLSLANLSNLQLLYLDVNKLSGPIPTGLGNLNSLTDLDASQNKVLHALAKRLPAKREKCSKSTFIEKQTRPKLSGSIPSELKNSTQLRRLDLSSNQLVGEIPVEYGKMKSMLNLYLSNNQLSGTIPLELASFHELLVLDLSTNRLNGLIPRSIGQWAQINYLNLSNKKLSGKILSEIGKLVHLEKLDLSRNLFTKEIPSEVQTLQT from the exons ATGGTTCTTGTTCCCGAAGCAAATTTGAAGTCTCTCACTGTAGTAAGTAACAATCAACTTAGTGGTTCTATTCCTTTATCTCTAGCAAACCTGAGTAACCTACAGCTTCTGTACCTAGATGTGAATAAATTATCTGGTCCAATTCCTACTGGACTTGGGAATTTGAACTCTCTTACTGATCTTGACGCTAGCCAGaataaggtgct ACATGCACTTGCAAAACGTCTCCCAGCCAAAAGGGAAAAGTGTTCAAAAAgtacttttatagaaaaacaaacgAGGCCTAAGCTTAGTGGCAGCATACCATCAGAGTTAAAAAATTCAACTCAATTAAGGAGGCTTGATCTTTCTTCCAATCAGTTGGTAGGTGAAATCCCTGTGGAATATGGGAAGATGAAAAGTATGCTGAATTTGTACTTGTCTAATAACCAACTTTCAGGCACTATACCTCTGGAGCTTGCATCATTCCATGAACTCCTTGTACTAGATCTATCAACAAACAGATTGAATGGGTTGATACCCAGAAGTATTGGTCAATGGGCACAAATCAATTACCTGAATCTTAGTAATAAGAAGCTCAGTGGAAAAATCCTGTCCGAGATTGGTAAATTAGTTCATCTTGAGAAACTTGATTTATCTCGGAATTTGTTCACAAAAGAGATACCATCTGAAGTTCAAACTTTACAAACTTAG
- the LOC111920311 gene encoding uncharacterized protein LOC111920311, which translates to MIIFMLIFLSTGLRLYIGNLPSHMDEVLVQTTKSRRIRMVERKTRKRSVDKPKTKHLEARHTMDSKEKKKRSVTLIRDHSKEYLSNLTVEFDQFDRAIGPNRFKFTSYHGVTTRKMISILIDSWDLVDQCDKDQLWLNIKNYWHIRDDNHKAQVLRDCNTQWKAYKSALLKLWEKGVNPVKEYPYLDKAMWKKFIVLKSTEEFEVEHHQFQLRIYRALHQNNLIIHFHQTSIQSSQLLL; encoded by the exons ATGATCATTTTTATGCTCATTTTCTTATCAACAGGTCTGAGGTTATACATTGGAAATTTACCATCACATATGGATGAGGTACTAGTGCAAACAACCAAGAGCAGGAGGATCCGTATGGTAGAAAGAAAAACCAGAAAAAGAAGTGTTGATAAACCCAAAACGAAACATCTTGAAGCAAG GCATACAATGGACagtaaagaaaagaaaaagagaagTGTGACATTGATCAGAGATCATTCCAAAGAATATCTATCAAATTTAACAGTTGAGTTTGATCAATTCGATAGAGCTATTGGACCTAACCGCTTTAAGTTCACCAGTTATCATGGAGTGACTACGAGGAAGATGATTTCTATCCTTATAGATAGTTGGGATTTAGTGGATCAATGTGACAAGGATCAATTGTGGTTGAACATAAAG AATTATTGGCATATACGAGATGATAATCATAAAGCACAAGTACTTAGAGATTGCAACACGCAATGGAAGGCCTACAAGTCGGCGCTTCTTAAGTTGTGGGAAAAAGGTGTCAATCCAGTAAAAGAATACCCGTACCTTGACAAAGCAATGTGGAAAAAGTTTATTGTTCTAAAATCCACGGAAGAATTTGAG GTTGAACATCATCAATTCCAATTGAGAATCTACCGAGCACTGCATCAAAATAATCTCATCATACATTTTCACCAAACATCTATTCAGAGCTCACAACTTCTCCTATAG